One Deltaproteobacteria bacterium CG2_30_66_27 DNA segment encodes these proteins:
- a CDS encoding translation elongation factor Ts, which produces MQITSGMVKELREKTGAGLMDCKAALTASDGDMEAAIDHLRKKGLASAAKKSSRIASEGVVCAHVEGNSGALVEVNCETDFVARTDDFVGLAKAVAALVNFKAPRDVDEALTLPLDGGNLGEKLVEAVAKIGEKISFRRFARLDTPAGTPGMVVPYIHAGAKIGVLVAVSGADRSNAAVAALAKDLAMQVAAAHPSYVARNEVPAAVIEHEKSIYREQAKASGKPDKILDKIADGKLQKYFGDFCLLEQAFIKDPDRKVSQLLADAGKAAGAPVAVSAFARFQVGEGMEKRSDDLAAEVAKQLGRG; this is translated from the coding sequence ATGCAGATCACATCCGGTATGGTCAAGGAGCTCCGCGAGAAGACCGGCGCGGGCCTGATGGATTGCAAGGCGGCGCTTACGGCGTCGGACGGCGACATGGAGGCGGCGATCGACCACCTCCGCAAGAAGGGTCTTGCGTCGGCCGCGAAGAAGTCTTCGCGGATCGCCTCCGAGGGGGTCGTATGCGCCCACGTGGAGGGGAACTCCGGGGCGCTGGTCGAGGTGAACTGCGAGACCGACTTCGTGGCCAGGACCGACGACTTTGTCGGGCTGGCAAAGGCGGTCGCCGCGCTGGTCAACTTCAAGGCGCCGCGGGACGTCGACGAAGCCCTGACCTTGCCGCTCGACGGCGGGAACCTCGGTGAAAAACTGGTGGAGGCGGTCGCGAAGATCGGCGAGAAGATCTCCTTCCGCCGGTTCGCGCGTCTCGATACGCCGGCGGGGACGCCCGGCATGGTTGTTCCGTACATCCACGCCGGGGCGAAGATCGGGGTCCTCGTGGCGGTGTCGGGCGCGGATCGGTCGAACGCAGCGGTCGCCGCGCTGGCCAAGGACCTCGCAATGCAGGTGGCGGCCGCCCATCCGTCGTACGTTGCCAGGAACGAGGTGCCGGCGGCGGTGATCGAGCACGAGAAGTCGATCTACCGGGAGCAGGCCAAGGCTTCGGGGAAACCCGACAAGATCCTCGACAAGATCGCCGACGGGAAGTTACAGAAATATTTCGGTGATTTCTGCCTTCTGGAGCAGGCGTTCATCAAGGACCCGGACCGGAAGGTCTCGCAGCTCCTCGCGGACGCGGGGAAGGCCGCCGGCGCACCGGTCGCGGTGAGCGCCTTCGCCCGGTTCCAGGTGGGCGAGGGGATGGAGAAGCGGTCGGACGACCTGGCCGCCGAGGTGGCGAAGCAGCTCGGGCGGGGGTGA